A genomic stretch from Setaria viridis chromosome 1, Setaria_viridis_v4.0, whole genome shotgun sequence includes:
- the LOC117865398 gene encoding protein MEI2-like 7 — translation MAATKLNPAAPPFPCPYGLHLAPPAPPPFPPVDAACPPQFPFITYCCVAAPPAGHIGFCFPVQPPSSPPAVCKGGVPAAAAAVHGRPPHKLMAAFSGLGGAGKRQAAAAVAVKPWQGPAPDAAAAPALVPAAGPRKPRAARRKAERSVAKVKSKTKAPRPRKAAGPRARAAAKAQRESSPPPPQYTTRRPRWWKRLPEPAVGWITNTVMLRNIPNKLRSSDMISLLDQHCKLVNTAAGAVVSAYDVLYLPMDFRRGCNFGYAFINFTTTAASRMLYYSLQGSGWTVHGSKKVIQIVPAKIQGQAKLVRHLKQLKLECEDDEFLPAVFSPPRDGVTAGGIVQRLGRLARRPATTTAPARAAAATPAPKEQ, via the exons ATGGCCGCGACGAAGCTCaacccggccgcgccgccgttcCCGTGCCCCTACGGGCTccacctcgccccgccggcgccgcccccgttCCCGCCCGTCGacgccgcctgcccgccgcaGTTCCCCTTCATCACCTACTGCTgcgtcgccgcccctcccgccggccACATCGGCTTCTGCTTCCCCGtccagccgccctcctccccgccggccgtcTGCAAGGGCGGcgtccccgcggcggcggcggcggtgcacggcCGCCCGCCGCACAAGCTCATGGCGGCGTTCTCCGGACTCGGCGGCGCGGGGAAGCGGCAGGCCGCGGCTGCCGTGGCCGTGAAGCCGTGGCAGGGACCCGCACCCGACGCCGCAGCAGCGCCTGCCCTGGTGCCGGCGGCTGGGCCGCGCaagccgcgggcggcgcggcggaaggCTGAGAGGAGCGTGGCCAAGGTCAAGTCCAAGACCAAGGCGCCACGGCCCCGGAAAGCGGccggcccgcgcgcgcgcgccgccgcgaagGCGCAGCGGgagagctcgccgccgccgcctcagtacacgacgaggcggccgcggTGGTGGAAGAGACTGCCGGAGCCGGCGGTCGGTTGGATCACCAACACTGTCATGCTCCGCAATATCCCCAACAAGCTGAG GAGCAGCGACATGATCTCCTTGCTCGACCAGCACTGCAAGCTCGTGAacacggccgccggcgccgtcgtctcCGCGTACGACGTTCTCTACCTGCCGATGGATTTCAG GCGGGGTTGCAACTTCGGCTACGCGTTCATCAACTTCACCACCACGGCGGCGTCCCGCATGCTCTACTACTCCCTGCAGGGGTCCGGCTGGACGGTGCACGGCTCCAAGAAGGTGATCCAGATCGTCCCGGCCAAGATCCAG GGCCAGGCGAAGCTGGTGCGTCACCTCAAGCAGCTGAAGCTGGAGTGCGAGGACGACGAGTTCCTCCCGGCCGTCTTCTCGCCGCCGCGCGACGGTGTCACCGCCGGCGGCATCGTCCAGCGCCTCGGCAGGCTCGCCCGGCGTCCggccacgacgacggcgccagcGCGCGCCGCTGCAGCGACGCCGGCGCCCAAGGAGCAGTGA